Genomic DNA from Streptococcus uberis:
TTCTTACTTAGAACATGCAAAAAGTAACAATGATAAGTTAAAAGAAGAAATGACACGTTTATCTCGCAAGTACATTTTAAATGAGAATCAGGCTTCAACGGTTCAGGGATTTGAAAAAGAAATCGAAGATGTTGAAAAAAATGTTCTCGAACTTGCAAAAGACTTTAAAGGACAAGAAATTCCATATTCTGAACTTCAGGTTGTTTTTGAGAAAAACCTTAAGACCTTATCAGCAGTTGAATCAGGTCAGATGGAAGTTTTTGAGTCAATCAAAAATATTGAGAATATTGAAGAAGATGCTCGTAAAGAGGCTGATTTATATGTGACTCAATTACATATGATTAAACGATTTATGGAAAAACGCCATCTACCAGGAATTCCTCAGGATTATCTAAATGTTTTCTTCACAACAAGTACTCAATTGGAAGCCTTGATGGATGAATTGAGTAAAGGGAAAATTAATATTGAAGCTGTTTCACGCTTGAGAGATGTGGCTAGTGCGTCGATAGCTAATTTAGAAGATTACACTTATCAAGTTGTCGAAAATGCTACATTAACTGAGCAGTTGTTACAATATTCAAACCGTTATCGTAGCTTTGAAGCTGGTGTCCAAAACTCTTTTGAAATTGCTATGCATCTCTTTGAAGTAGAATACGATTATCAAGCTTCGTTTGATGAAATTTCCTATGCTTTAGAAACGGTAGAACCTGGTGTTACCGACAGATTTGTTTCTTCCTATGAACGGACTCGTGAACACATTAGATTTTAAAAAGCTTTGAGTTAATTTACTCAAGCTTTTTTATTTACTTGCATGTCCTTATTTGTTTTTGTAGAATAGTTAAAAGTTAAATCATAGCAGTAAAGAAAGGTAGAAAAGATGACAGATGTTAAAGGCTTATTAGTGATGGATGTTGATTCAACATTAATAGAAGAGGAAGTCATTGACTTATTGGGCGAACATGCCGGATTTGGAAGGGAAATTGCTCAAATTACTGAAGATGCCATGAATGGGCAATTGGATTTTAAGGAAGCACTTATGAAAAGAGTCGCTTTATTGAAAGGCTTGCCAGTTTCAATTTTTGATAAGGTTTATCAAGATATTCATTTTCAAAAAGGTGCACGTGAATTGGTCGAAAACTTACATAAGCATTCCTTTAAAGTTGGCTTGGTATCAGGAGGATTTCATGAGACAGTTGATCGACTAGCCCAGGAATTAGATATTGATTATGTGATGGCTAATCGTTTAGAAGTTATGCACGGGGAGTTAACAGGTCGCACAATCGGTGATGTTGTTAGCAAAGAAACAAAATTAAATAAATTATTGGATTGGGCTAAAGAAAATCATTTAGACCTTTCTCAAACGGTCGCAGTTGGAGACGGAGCAAATGATTTGCCAATGATTAAAGCTGCAGGAGTGGGGATTGCCTTCTGTGCTAAGGATTTGGTGAAACGGGAAGCGCCATTTCAAGTCAATAAAACTGATTTAATGGAAGTCTTCTCTATATTAAATGACGAGGGAATGTTCACTAATGACTAAAATGAATCGAATCAATATCATCTGCCTCGGTGTCCGAAATATGGCACACTCTGTTTCTTTTTATAGAGATGGATTGGGTTTTGAGACCAAAGAGTCAAATAATAATCCAGAAGTTATTTTCTTTCAAACCGATGGCCCTATACTGGAACTATACCCTTTAGAACTTTTAGCAAAGGCTTTTAATCAAACTTTGCCTACTCTTGAACCGGGGCGATTTAATGGGATGACGTTAGCTTATAATGTTAAAGAAAAAGAGGACGTTTTTCACATTATATCCTTGGCTCGAAGTGCTGGGGCAACCATTTTAAAGGAACCAAGTGATGTTTCTTGGGGAGGATTTCATGCCTATTTTGCTGATCCTGATGCTTATGTTTGGGAAGTTTGTTGGAACCCAACAATGCCTTTAGATGAAATGAATAGGGTGCAGGTCTAATGAACTATGTTTTGTTATTAAGAGGTATAAACGTGGGGGGAAAGCATAAAGTTAGCATGCCCATTTTAAAAGAATCATTAAGTCAAATCGGCTTTGCTAATGTCTCTTCGTACATCAATAGTGGCAATTTATTTCTTGAATCCGAATGGAATGACAGTCAAATCATTGAAGCCATTAACTCCCTTTTTGAAAAAGAATTTGACTTCCCCATCCCCTTTTTGTTGCTTTCAAAAAGGAAGTTACTTAAGGAGGCTCAATCTTTGCCAAGTTGGTGGTATGAGGATTTTTACAGAAAAAATGTGCTTTTTTTCTTACCTTCTCTGACTTCAGAGGAAAGAGACTTATATGTGAGTCAAATTATACTTAGAAGTGGCGAAAATCTTCATATAGGCGCGCATGCTTTATTTTGGGGCATTGAAAAAGAGGAAAATTATGTAAAATCCTATTACCATGCTCAATTCTTGAAAAATAAACTTTACAAACATGTCAGCGTTCGTAATCATAGAACCTTTCAATACTTGGTTGATCAAAAATAAAAAAAGTCCTATGGACTTTTTATTTTTTGAATAAATTTTCCCAAAAGGAAGGTTTCTTTTGAGTATTTTCAGTAACTTTGTTCGACTGATCAAGGCTAGTGGCTATTGATGTTTCGTCTAAATTGACAGCGTGATCCGTATGAAGAACTAAAGCAAATGGGGAATTAGCGCCAGTCTCATCAATAATAGTTGTTGGAATCCCCTTTTTGCTAGCTAACTTCATATAAAACATTTGATACTCTGAGTCTAATTCTGAAGAAAGTTTCAATGATAAAGGTTGGTATTTCTCAACATAGGAAGGTAATAGTCGTTTGAATTCAATTTTAGCAATGTCTTCCTCAATTCCTTTTAAGGGAATGGTTAAGAGAACTCTTTCTGAAAAAGTTCCTAAATAGTAGCGTTGTTGATCAGGATCAAGTCTCTTTTCACCTAAAGCATTTTTTAAGACTTTTTTATCTAGTGACTCCATAACGTCCTCCTTAGTGGAAATCAAGTTAACTTCATTATACTGATTTTTCAATTAAAAAGCTATTAAAACCCGTATTCATTGGATTTCTGAAATGTAAGGAAAGATTCAGAAAATAAAATTGGAAGAAAGTGAAATTTTTCATTAATACGTATTTTAAGTTGAAAATCGATACTTTTTGTGATATTATGGACATGTAAAAAATTAAAACTCATAAGGAGAGTATTATAATGTCAATTATTACTGATGTTTACGCTCGCGAAGTCCTTGACTCACGCGGTAACCCAACACTTGAAGTGGAAGTTTATACTGAATCAGGAGCTTTCGGACGTGGAATGGTTCCTTCAGGAGCATCTACTGGTGAACACGAAGCTGTTGAACTTCGTGATGGTGACAAATCTCGTTACAATGGTCTTGGTACTGAAAAAGCAGTTGACAACGTTAACAACATTATCGCTGAAGCTATCATCGGTTATGATGTACGCGATCAACAAGCTATCGACCGTGCAATGATTGCTCTTGATGGTACTCCAAACAAAGGTAAATTAGGTGCTAACGCTATTCTTGGTGTTTCTATTGCTGTTGCACGTGCTGCTGCAGATTACTTAGAAGTGCCACTTTACAACTACCTTGGTGGTTTCAATACTAAAGTTCTTCCAACACCGATGATGAACATCGTTAACGGTGGATCTCACTCTGATGCTCCAATTGCTTTCCAAGAGTTTATGATTATGCCAGTTGGTGCTTCAACATTTAAAGAAGCTCTTCGTTGGGGTGCTGAAGTTTTCCATGCTCTTAAGAAAATTCTTAAAGAACGTGGTCTTGAAACAGCTGTTGGTGACGAAGGTGGTTTCGCTCCTAAATTTGAAGGAACTGAAGACGGTGTAGAAACAATCCTTAAAGCTATCGAAGCTGCAGGATATGAAGCAGGTGAAAACGGAATTATGATTGGTTTTGACTGTGCATCATCTGAATTCTACGATAAAGAACGTAAAGTGTATGACTACACTAAATTTGAAGGTGAAGGCGCTGCAGTTCGTACTTCAGCAGAACAAATTGATTACCTTGAAGAATTAGTAAACAAATACCCTATCATCACAATTGAAGATGGTATGGATGAAAATGACTGGGATGGATGGAAAGCTCTTACTGAACGTCTTGGTGGCCGTGTACAATTAGTTGGTGACGATTTCTTCGTTACAAACACTGATTACTTAGCACGTGGTATCAAAGAAGAAGCTGCTAACTCAATCCTTATCAAAGTTAACCAAATTGGTACGCTTACTGAAACTTTTGAAGCTATTGAAATGGCTAAAGAAGCTGGTTACACTGCAGTTGTATCACACCGTTCAGGTGAAACTGAAGATTCAACAATCGCTGATATCGCAGTTGCTACAAATGCTGGACAAATCAAAACTGGTTCATTATCACGTACAGACCGTATTGCTAAATACAACCAATTACTTCGTATCGAAGATCAACTTGGTGAAGTAGCACAATACAAAGGAATCAAATCATTCTATAACCTTAAAAAATAAAATAGTTCAGTGAACTATTTTATCCTGAGCTAAGAAATTAGCGAAGTTTTAAAATGATTAAAAGCTTAGGTATATCCTAAGCTTTTTTCGTACGGTAAGACAGAAATTGGTCATTCGCAGAATGGGATTTCGTAGTCGCACCCCCGTCAGGCTGACTAGAATGGTCACGACAATAGGAGTGAGCGTTCGGACAGCTACGATGCAAAACTGATAGAATAGAAAGCTTGGGATTTCCCAAGCTTTTTTTCTTTCTATAGAGTGAAAACTAATTGTAGACTAAATTATCAAAAGCTGATTTTTTAGCGAGGTAATGTTATTGGAGAAGGCTTGGAAAAAATCCAAGTCTTCTCTTTTTGCTTAAGACAAAAATTTCTCAATTGAAGATTACGATTTCGTAGTCGCACCCCCTTTCAGGATAGCTAGTATGGTCAAGATAAACGAAGACAAGTCTGAGATGAAAGTGTCAAAGAATTTCTACTAATGTTGGAAAAATCTCCAGTTTACAAAATATTAGAATAAAAGGTGACTCTATCGGTTTTTATATTTTCTTAAACTTTTTAAACTTTTTTTAAAAATAAAAGTGAAATTTCATCTTTTTCATTGACATATAGATCAGATACTGTTAAAGTTAAAGAGTAATAAGTTTTTCACGAGTCAAAGTATCAGTTTATCTATGTTTTATCTCTTTGAAAATTTTTACAAATAATATTAAAAGAGGTATATCTCAGATGGCACAAGGTACAGTTAAATGGTTTAACGCAGAAAAAGGTTTTGGTTTTATTTCACAAGAAAATGGTGATGATGTCTTTGCACATTTCTCAGCTATTCAATCTGACGGATTTAAATCATTAGACGAAGGTCAAAAAGTTGAATTTGATATTGAACAAGGTCAACGTGGTCTTCAAGCTACAAACATTACTAAAGTTCAATAATAATGTAAAGATCTTAAGAATTTTCTTAAGGTCTTTTTTTCTGTCATTCTTTATGCTACAATAATAAAGTTGCTTAGCAACCCTTGGTGCTTAGTTCCCTTTCGCCAAGCATAATACAAACGGCATCAATCATTTTCAATTGATGTATCGTTAAAGGAGAAAAAAATGAAAAATTATACTGTCCGTGACTATGTTCACATAGCTCTTGTTGCAGCTTTGTATGTCGTACTTACCATAACACCACCTCTTAATGCCATTTCCTATGGTATGTATCAATTTCGAGTGGCTGAAATGATGAACTTTCTTGCTTTTTTCAATAAAAAGTATATTATTGCGGTAACATTAGGCTGTATGATTGCAAACTTTTATAGTTTTGGACTTATTGATGTTTTTGTAGGAGGCGGTTCTACACTCTTATTTGTAACTTTAGGTGTATTATTGTTTAAAAAATACAAGAATGATTATGTTTTTAATGGTCTTTTTAACAAGGCATTTTTCTATTTTTCACTCTTTTTTGCTGCTTCGATGATTACAGTTGCTATTGAATTGTCATTTTTTGGATCACCCTTTTTATTGACTTGGTTTACAACAGCAATGGGTGAATTAGCATCCTTATTAATTGGTTCGATTATCATTGATAAGTTATCAAAACGTATGCATTTAGAGCAATAAAATCCATAAATCCTAGAACCCATAAAGTTTTCTTACAATGTAAGAAAACTTTATTTATTTTAAGAATGCTTAGTGAAGCAATAGCTTATTTATCAGGAAATGTGATAAAATAAAACTATGGAAAAAAGAATTAGAGAATTGACGTCTTTACTGAATCAATATCGTCAAGAATATTATACCAATGATAATCCAAGTGTTAGTGATCAGGAGTATGACAAACTCTATCACGAACTCATTGACTTAGAAAAAGAATACCCAGAATATATTCAAAAAGATAGTCCATCACAAGCAGTGGGAGGGCTTATTTTATCTGGATTTGAAAAATACCAACACCCATTCCCTCTATACAGTTTGCAAGATGCTTTTTCAAAAGAAGAATTGGAAACATTTGATCGTCGCGTAAAATCAGAATTTCCCAAAGCAGAATACATTGCTGAATTAAAAATCGATGGCTTATCTATTTCTTTGAGCTATGAATCAGGCCGATTGGTAACGGGAGCAACGCGTGGTGATGGCAGTGTTGGGGAAAATATTACTGAAAACATCAAAAAAATAAAAGATATTCCCCATCAATTGAAGGATGACATTACAATTACTGTTAGAGGCGAAGCCTACATGTCACGAAGTTCTTTTCAAAAAATTAATTTGGAACGACAAGAAAATGGTGAAACGGAGTTTGCTAATCCAAGGAATGCTGCAGCTGGTACTTTAAGACAGTTAGATACTTCAATTGTTGCCAGACGAGAATTGGCAAGCTTTTTGTACCAAGAGGCGAGTCCTAGTCAAGCTCAAAATCAAGAAGATGTATTAGAAAAGTTGGAAGCTTTGGGCTTCTCAGTAAATAAAAAGCGTCTTATCAGTTCCTCTATGGAAGACATATGGTCATTTATTACTCAAGTAGAGGACGAACGAGATAACCTAAGCTATGATATCGATGGTATCGTGATTAAGGTCAATAATTTAGCAATGCAAGAAGAATTAGGCTTCACCATTAAAGCTCCTCGATGGGCCATAGCTTATAAATTTCCAGCAGAAGAAAAAGAAGCTGAAATCCTTTCAGTGGATTGGACAATCGGTAGAACAGGGGTGGTTACGCCAACAGCCAATTTAACACCAATTCAACTTGCTGGGACTACTGTTAGCCGAGCGACTCTTCATAATGTCGATTATATTGCAGAAAAAGATATTAGGATCGGTGATACTGTCATTGTTTATAAAGCTGGAGATATTATTCCAGCGGTTTTACGGGTAGTAGACACAAAACGGGACCAACAATTACCGATGCCTATTCCTAAAGTGTGCCCCTCTTGTCAGAGTGATTTAGTTCACCTTGAAGCTGAAGTGGCTTTACGCTGTATCAATCCTCTTTGTCCAAGTCTTATTCAAAGGAGTTTAGAACATTTTGCCAGTCGAAATGCAATGAATATTGCCGGACTTGGCCCTGCTATTGTTGAAAAACTCTTTTCGGCCCAATTAATTCACGATGTGGCGGATATTTACCAATTGTCATTAGACAGCTTATTGACTTTGGAAGGGATTAAAGAAAAGTCTGCTCAAAAATTGTTGGATGCGATTCAATCTTCCAAGTCTAATTCAGCAGATAAATTATTATTTGGATTGGGTATAAGACATGTTGGTGCAAAAGCTAGTCGTTTGTTATTAGAGACTTTTGGAAGTGTTGAAAATCTAATGAAAGCTGATGATCAATCCATAGCTCAAATCGATGGTTTGGGTCATGTTATTGCAAATTCTATTAAAAATTATTTTGCAAAAGAGGAAGCTAAACAATTAATTTTCGAATTAAAAGATAAGGGTGTTAATCTTGATTATCTTGGAAAAAAAGTTGACACCTCTGCTCAATTGTTTGGTCTTACTGTGGTACTCACAGGCAAATTAGAAGAAATGACGCGTCAAGAGGCGAAAGAAAAGTTAGAAAATATGGGCGCCAAAGTTACTGGCAGCGTTTCAAAGAAAACGGATTTAGTTATTGCCGGAAGTGATGCTGGTTCGAAATTAGATAAAGCTCGTAGTCTAGGCGTTGACGTAAAAGATGAAAATTGGTTACTCCAATTATAAGTAATGAGGAAAAGTAATGACAAAACTAAAGAAAGCAAGATTAATTTATAATCCAACCTCTGGCCAAGAGATCATGAAAAAAAATGTGGCAGATGTCTTGGATATTTTGGAAAGTTATGGGTATGAGACTTCAGCTTTTCAAACTACAGCAGAACCTAAATCAGCTTACTTTGAAGCTAAAAGAGTTGCGGAAGCTGGATTTGATCTTATCATTGCTGCGGGTGGTGATGGAACTATTAATGAAGTCGTTAGTGGTATTGCTCCCTTACCGCACCGTCCCCAAATGGCCATTATTCCAACTGGAACAACTAATGATTTTGCCAGAGCTTTAAAAATTCCAAGAGGTAATCCTATTAAGGCAGCTCATTTAATTGGGAAAAAACAGACCATAAAAATGGATATCGGTAAGGCTAGAGAAGATCAGTACTTTATTAACATTGCGGCTGCAGGTAGTTTAACAGAACTAACCTATAGTGTTCCAAGTCAACTAAAAACCATGTTTGGTTACTTAGCTTATTTGGCTAAAGGGGTTGAATTACTACCACGTGTCAAAAATGTTCCTGTCAAAATAACTCATGATGAGGGCGTTTTTGAAGGTAAAGTTTCAATGATTTTTGCTGCAATTACAAATTCTGTTGGTGGTTTTGAAATGATTGCCCCAGATGCTAAACTTGATGATGGCATGTTTACCTTGATACTGGTTAAAACAGCAAACCTTTTTGAAATTGTACATCTGTTACGTCTGGTCATAGATGGCGGTAAGCATATCACAGATCGTCGAATTGAATATTTAAAAACAAGTAAAATCGTGATTGAACCGAAATCACAAAATCCGATGATGATTAATTTGGATGGTGAATATGGTGGGGATGCTCCAATTGTTTTGGAGAATCTCAAAAATCATATTACTTTTTTTGCCAACACAGATTTGATTTCAGATGATGCCTATGGTATGGAGGAAGATGAGCCCGAAATTGAAGAAATAGCCCAAAAATTTGCCCATGAAGTAGAAGATTATGAAGAAAAAAATGGGGGACTATTAGATAATGAATAATTCAGTTCTTGTCCATTATCATAGTCATCAAGGCAATTACTTTAATATGAGTCTTTGGCAATGGCAAGATGGTAAATTAGGAAAGGATGCGTTTTTTTCACGTTTTGATAGCTTTGGTGCCGTTGCACTATTGGATTATGAAGCTCCTTATTTTTTAAGCCATGTTTTCCTGATCATTAAAGAACAATATTGGAAAAAACAGTCCATTGATTATAAGGTGGAAAGAGATTTTGGTATCCCCAAAACAGAAGTTTGGATTGTTGATGGCGATGAAACGGTCTATTATTCGAGACAAGCTGCTATTACGAGCCGTTTTTATAAACAGCGTCAGTCTCATGCCTTTGATATGGCTGTTAATAGCAAAGCTTTCGATTATAAATGGGGATTTTCAGATTGGTTGGGATTTCGTTACCAAAATGACCAGACGACTTTTCGTCTCTGGTCTCCAACAGCTGAGCTAGTAGAATTAATTCTGTACAGTTCTACTGATGATAGAGCGAGTGTATCTGCAGTTTACACAATGACTCGTGGACAAATTAGTAGTCCAGAGAATCATTTTACAAATAACCAAGGGGTCTGGGAACTGACCTTGGATGGCGATTATGATTATCAAGCATACTCTTATCGTGTGCACCATAGAAAAAGGTTCTTTGTTGATTCACGGGACCCCTATGCAATTGCTGCTACCTCTGATGGGAGAAGATCAGTTGTTATTGCGCCTGAGAACTTGAAACCAAAAGGATTTGAAGTTAAGCAAGGAGCAGAAGCTACCTGGAGGCTAGACAATTCTCTCCAATCTGTCATCTATGAGATGCATGTAAGAGATTTTTCAAAATCAAGTAGTTCTGGTGTACGAGAAGAATTTAGAGGTAAATTTCAAGGTTTGTGGGAAAAAGGAACAAAAAATCAATTTGGTGATTCCACTTGTTTTGATTATGTGAAAGAATTAGGGATAACTCATGTACAACTGCAACCCATTTTTGATCATCATCAGACCCTAACGGAAGATGGAGAATATGCCTATAACTGGGGCTATGATCCAGAAAACTACAATGTTCCCGAAGCTAGTTTTACTAGTAATCCTCATGAACCTGCAACTCGTATTTTAGAGTTGAAAGAAGCCATACAAGCCTATCATGATGCTGGTTTAAATGTCATCATGGATGTGGTTTATAATCATACTTTTTCTTCTCGTGATTCAGCATTTCAATTAACGGTACCAGATTACTATTATCGTATGAATGCAGATGGTTCCTTTCAAAATGGATCTGGTTGTGGGAATGAGACAGCTAGTGAAAAAGAGATGTATCGCAAGTATATGATTGATTCCATACTTTATTGGATAAATGACTATAATATTGATGGTTTCCGTTTTGATTTGATGGGCTTACATGATATTGAGACCATGAATGCGATTCGCAAAGCCGTTGATAACATTGACCCGAGAATCCTCCTTTTTGGAGAAGGTTGGGATATGGGAATTGGACTTTTACCGGAAGAAAAAGCCAAAAAAGAAAATGCTCATCTAATGCCTAGAATTGGATTTTTCAATGACGATCAACGTAATGCGATTAAGGGGGCAGAAGTTTTTGGTGCTTTGGAAGAAGGCTTTGTGTCTGGAGCTGGAACCGAAGATATTGTTGCAAAAGCAATACTTGCCAGTGATGAGCTTGTGAATTATCGAAGTCCTGATCAAGTCATTAACTATGTGGAAGCACATGATAATTATAATTTAAATGATTTGTTTTGGGCATTAAATCCTAATGATAGCCTTGATATCCATACCAAGCGTGTCCAATTAGCTTCTGCCATGAATTTACTTATGCAAGGCATTAGTTTTATGCAGATTGGACAAGAATTTTTAAGAACAAAACTTTTTCCAACTGGCGAAAATAATGAGTTGACACATGAAGATAGGGAGCGCGCTATGAATTCTTATAATGCCCCCGATCAAGTGAATCAAGTCAATTGGAACTTAGTTACACAAGAAAAAGAGTCCATTCAATTTATTAAACAATTAATAAAACTAAAAACAAAGACTCCCTTGTTTTCATATCCAACTTTTGAAGACATTAGAAAGCATGTTTTCGTGGAAAGTGCTCAAACAAATTCAGGTTATATCAGCTTTATCATTGATGATATAAGAAAATACCAAATTATTTTCACGATTTTTGGTAAACAATTGAAAATAAATTGTCAGAATGTTATAATTGAAACAAATGATAAGCGTTTTCAAAAACAAGACGGCATTATCAATAATTTAACGGCGATGGTCCTTGATATCACGGAATAACCTGATTTAATTCAGGTTATTTTTGTTTTTTAAAAGGAATTATCAAGCATTAGGAGTGAAAGGGTGGTGTGATGGATAAAGAGTTAGCGGAATACAGTTTCGGAACAGGTGAAAATTTTCAACTACATCAATTTCTGGGTGTTCATGCGGAATCTAGGGATGGTCAAGATGGATTTATCTTTAGAGTGTGGGCTCCAAATGCGGAAATGGTCTATCTGATGGGCGATTTTTCTCAATGGAATCAAGCAAAAATCCCAATGACAAGACGCGAGTCTGGGATCTGGGAAGTTTTTTCACACTTGCCTCATGAGGGGGATATTTATAAGTATTTGGTAAGACGCAAAGGCGGACAAGAAATTGATAAGATAGATCCAATGGCTATCTGTTTTGAATCTCGTCCTGGAACAGGTGCAATTATCAAAACCCTTACTGAGAAAAAATGGAAGGATAGCCTTTGGATGGGCAGAAGGAAACGATTTGGTTTTGAAAAAAGACCGGTCAATATCTATGAAGTTCATGCCAATTCCTGGAAAAAAGACCAAAACGGGAAACCTTACCAATTTAAAGAACTTAAAGAGTGCTTAATACCTTACCTCAAACGGATGAACTACACACATGTGGAGTTCATGCCTCTAATGACCCATCCCTTAGGGATGAGTTGGGGTTATCAACTCATGGGATATTTTGCTTTTGACAGCACCTTTGGTAGTTTAGAAGATTTTAGAGATTTTGTTGAAGAGTGCCATCTGAATAATATAGGAGTTCTAGTTGACTGGGTTCCAGGTCATTTTACACAGAATGATGATGCCTTAGCTTATTTTGATGGAACACCAACTTATGAATATCAGGATCATCACAGAGCTCACAATTATGGATGGGGGGCATTAAATTTTGATTTAGGGAAAAATCAAGTTCAGTCCTTTCTCATTTCAAGTGCATTATTTTGGTTGGAAACCTTCCATCTAGATGGTATTCGTGTTGACGCAGTTAGCAATATGCTCTATTTAGATTACGACCAGGGTCCATGGACCCCAAACCTAGAAGGTGGAAATCATAATTTAGAAGCGATAGCTTTTCTCAAGAAACTCATTAAGATAATAAAGACTTCTCATCCTGACGTGATGATGATTGCTGAAGAGGCAACTGCGGAGATACCAATTACGAAGTCTCAAGACCAAGGTGGCTTAGGTTTTGACTATAAATGGAATATGGGTTGGATGAATGACATCTTGAGATTTTACCAAGAAGATCCTCTGCAACGAAAGTTTCATTACAATTGGGTAACCTTCAGTTTTATGTACTGTTTTAATGAGCATTATATTCTTCCTTTTTCTCATGACGAAGTGGTTCACGGAAAGAAAAGCCTTATGCATAAAATGTGGGGGGATCGTTATAATCAGTTTGCTGGTTTGAG
This window encodes:
- the ligA gene encoding NAD-dependent DNA ligase LigA, encoding MEKRIRELTSLLNQYRQEYYTNDNPSVSDQEYDKLYHELIDLEKEYPEYIQKDSPSQAVGGLILSGFEKYQHPFPLYSLQDAFSKEELETFDRRVKSEFPKAEYIAELKIDGLSISLSYESGRLVTGATRGDGSVGENITENIKKIKDIPHQLKDDITITVRGEAYMSRSSFQKINLERQENGETEFANPRNAAAGTLRQLDTSIVARRELASFLYQEASPSQAQNQEDVLEKLEALGFSVNKKRLISSSMEDIWSFITQVEDERDNLSYDIDGIVIKVNNLAMQEELGFTIKAPRWAIAYKFPAEEKEAEILSVDWTIGRTGVVTPTANLTPIQLAGTTVSRATLHNVDYIAEKDIRIGDTVIVYKAGDIIPAVLRVVDTKRDQQLPMPIPKVCPSCQSDLVHLEAEVALRCINPLCPSLIQRSLEHFASRNAMNIAGLGPAIVEKLFSAQLIHDVADIYQLSLDSLLTLEGIKEKSAQKLLDAIQSSKSNSADKLLFGLGIRHVGAKASRLLLETFGSVENLMKADDQSIAQIDGLGHVIANSIKNYFAKEEAKQLIFELKDKGVNLDYLGKKVDTSAQLFGLTVVLTGKLEEMTRQEAKEKLENMGAKVTGSVSKKTDLVIAGSDAGSKLDKARSLGVDVKDENWLLQL
- the serB gene encoding phosphoserine phosphatase SerB, which produces MTDVKGLLVMDVDSTLIEEEVIDLLGEHAGFGREIAQITEDAMNGQLDFKEALMKRVALLKGLPVSIFDKVYQDIHFQKGARELVENLHKHSFKVGLVSGGFHETVDRLAQELDIDYVMANRLEVMHGELTGRTIGDVVSKETKLNKLLDWAKENHLDLSQTVAVGDGANDLPMIKAAGVGIAFCAKDLVKREAPFQVNKTDLMEVFSILNDEGMFTND
- a CDS encoding QueT transporter family protein — its product is MKNYTVRDYVHIALVAALYVVLTITPPLNAISYGMYQFRVAEMMNFLAFFNKKYIIAVTLGCMIANFYSFGLIDVFVGGGSTLLFVTLGVLLFKKYKNDYVFNGLFNKAFFYFSLFFAASMITVAIELSFFGSPFLLTWFTTAMGELASLLIGSIIIDKLSKRMHLEQ
- a CDS encoding VOC family protein — encoded protein: MNRINIICLGVRNMAHSVSFYRDGLGFETKESNNNPEVIFFQTDGPILELYPLELLAKAFNQTLPTLEPGRFNGMTLAYNVKEKEDVFHIISLARSAGATILKEPSDVSWGGFHAYFADPDAYVWEVCWNPTMPLDEMNRVQV
- the eno gene encoding surface-displayed alpha-enolase — its product is MSIITDVYAREVLDSRGNPTLEVEVYTESGAFGRGMVPSGASTGEHEAVELRDGDKSRYNGLGTEKAVDNVNNIIAEAIIGYDVRDQQAIDRAMIALDGTPNKGKLGANAILGVSIAVARAAADYLEVPLYNYLGGFNTKVLPTPMMNIVNGGSHSDAPIAFQEFMIMPVGASTFKEALRWGAEVFHALKKILKERGLETAVGDEGGFAPKFEGTEDGVETILKAIEAAGYEAGENGIMIGFDCASSEFYDKERKVYDYTKFEGEGAAVRTSAEQIDYLEELVNKYPIITIEDGMDENDWDGWKALTERLGGRVQLVGDDFFVTNTDYLARGIKEEAANSILIKVNQIGTLTETFEAIEMAKEAGYTAVVSHRSGETEDSTIADIAVATNAGQIKTGSLSRTDRIAKYNQLLRIEDQLGEVAQYKGIKSFYNLKK
- a CDS encoding cold-shock protein, whose protein sequence is MAQGTVKWFNAEKGFGFISQENGDDVFAHFSAIQSDGFKSLDEGQKVEFDIEQGQRGLQATNITKVQ
- a CDS encoding YueI family protein, whose translation is MESLDKKVLKNALGEKRLDPDQQRYYLGTFSERVLLTIPLKGIEEDIAKIEFKRLLPSYVEKYQPLSLKLSSELDSEYQMFYMKLASKKGIPTTIIDETGANSPFALVLHTDHAVNLDETSIATSLDQSNKVTENTQKKPSFWENLFKK
- a CDS encoding diacylglycerol kinase family lipid kinase translates to MTKLKKARLIYNPTSGQEIMKKNVADVLDILESYGYETSAFQTTAEPKSAYFEAKRVAEAGFDLIIAAGGDGTINEVVSGIAPLPHRPQMAIIPTGTTNDFARALKIPRGNPIKAAHLIGKKQTIKMDIGKAREDQYFINIAAAGSLTELTYSVPSQLKTMFGYLAYLAKGVELLPRVKNVPVKITHDEGVFEGKVSMIFAAITNSVGGFEMIAPDAKLDDGMFTLILVKTANLFEIVHLLRLVIDGGKHITDRRIEYLKTSKIVIEPKSQNPMMINLDGEYGGDAPIVLENLKNHITFFANTDLISDDAYGMEEDEPEIEEIAQKFAHEVEDYEEKNGGLLDNE
- a CDS encoding DUF1697 domain-containing protein yields the protein MNYVLLLRGINVGGKHKVSMPILKESLSQIGFANVSSYINSGNLFLESEWNDSQIIEAINSLFEKEFDFPIPFLLLSKRKLLKEAQSLPSWWYEDFYRKNVLFFLPSLTSEERDLYVSQIILRSGENLHIGAHALFWGIEKEENYVKSYYHAQFLKNKLYKHVSVRNHRTFQYLVDQK